One window from the genome of Candidatus Thermoplasmatota archaeon encodes:
- a CDS encoding inorganic phosphate transporter, with translation MAYEFEILAGLVALALLFDLYNGMNDAANSIATVVSTGALSPLAAVLWAAAFNFAGLFVYGTAVAKTIGSGLVDVAALPVGIPLVTFAALVGAIAWAAFATHTGLPVSISHCLIGGLVGSGVAAGGASVLIWGSPIKGLMSTFLFIVLSPLIGLVLGLSILAAVAWALRRRSPGSMSRGFRLAQLFSSAFYSIGHGGNDAQKTAGIITFLFIGVGLHAKDDPIPFWILLASFTTIAIGTILGGWKVIRTLGQRVTALRPHQGFAAETGGAVTLAMTAVAGIPVSTTHTITGSIIGVGTAQRFSAVRWGVTRRIFGAWILTIPVSATVAGLVLLASLALGLR, from the coding sequence GCGAACTCCATCGCGACGGTGGTGAGCACGGGCGCGCTCTCGCCGCTTGCGGCCGTCCTGTGGGCCGCCGCGTTCAACTTCGCCGGGCTGTTCGTGTACGGCACGGCGGTGGCAAAGACGATCGGCAGCGGCCTTGTCGACGTGGCGGCGCTTCCGGTGGGCATTCCCCTTGTGACCTTCGCGGCGCTCGTCGGCGCCATCGCGTGGGCGGCCTTTGCCACGCACACGGGGCTTCCCGTCAGCATCAGCCATTGCCTCATCGGTGGACTTGTGGGCTCGGGCGTGGCCGCCGGCGGCGCAAGCGTCCTCATCTGGGGCTCCCCGATCAAGGGGCTCATGAGCACGTTCCTCTTCATCGTGCTCTCGCCGCTCATCGGCTTGGTCCTCGGGCTTTCGATCCTCGCCGCCGTCGCCTGGGCCCTCCGGCGGCGAAGCCCGGGCTCCATGTCCCGCGGATTCCGCCTCGCGCAGCTCTTCTCGTCCGCCTTCTACAGCATCGGGCACGGCGGCAACGACGCCCAGAAGACGGCCGGCATCATCACCTTCCTTTTCATCGGCGTGGGCCTCCACGCCAAGGACGACCCGATCCCGTTCTGGATCCTGCTTGCAAGCTTCACGACGATTGCCATCGGCACCATCCTTGGCGGATGGAAGGTCATCCGCACGCTGGGCCAGCGCGTGACGGCGCTGCGGCCGCACCAGGGTTTCGCCGCCGAGACGGGAGGCGCCGTCACGCTTGCCATGACCGCCGTCGCCGGGATTCCCGTGAGCACGACCCACACGATCACGGGATCCATCATCGGCGTCGGAACGGCGCAGCGCTTCTCGGCGGTGCGTTGGGGCGTGACGCGCCGCATCTTTGGCGCTTGGATCCTCACGATCCCCGTGAGCGCCACCGTGGCGGGGCTTGTCCTGCTGGCCTCGCTGGCGCTCGGCTTGCGCTAG
- a CDS encoding CopG family ribbon-helix-helix protein: MGVVSVSLPESLVEETDRLIARRGFAGRSEVVRAALREFLAAASQETERKGRRAATLTLVYPEGHERHIGEIRHAFNDIVKSMVHSHTGEDCIEVFVLQGDADRIRAFSERLRNYRESRLVQTVYADASPAGDEPARRPGRRG, from the coding sequence ATGGGCGTCGTCAGCGTATCGCTTCCCGAATCGCTCGTCGAGGAGACGGACCGCCTGATCGCCCGGCGCGGGTTTGCCGGCAGGTCCGAGGTCGTGCGGGCGGCGCTGCGGGAGTTCCTGGCCGCCGCGTCGCAGGAGACCGAGCGCAAGGGCCGCCGCGCCGCCACCCTCACGCTCGTCTACCCGGAGGGTCACGAGCGCCACATCGGGGAGATCCGGCACGCGTTCAACGACATCGTCAAATCCATGGTCCATTCGCACACGGGCGAGGACTGCATCGAGGTCTTCGTGCTGCAGGGGGACGCCGACCGCATCCGGGCGTTCTCGGAGCGTCTCCGCAACTACCGGGAATCGCGCCTCGTGCAGACGGTCTACGCGGACGCCTCGCCCGCGGGCGATGAGCCGGCCCGGCGGCCGGGCCGACGCGGTTAA
- a CDS encoding Rieske 2Fe-2S domain-containing protein codes for MTEVSAGPLARIPEGGCVLVEHGPWLLAVWKIGGAPHAADAVCPHRGGPLHEGTLEGAVVTCPLHAFRFDVRTGRNPFNPGSRIAVFPARVTPDGEVLVDVPA; via the coding sequence ATGACGGAGGTCTCCGCCGGCCCGCTCGCGCGCATCCCCGAGGGGGGCTGCGTGCTCGTCGAGCACGGGCCTTGGCTCCTTGCCGTGTGGAAGATCGGCGGGGCGCCGCACGCCGCCGACGCCGTGTGCCCGCACCGCGGCGGGCCCTTGCACGAGGGGACGCTCGAAGGCGCCGTCGTCACGTGCCCGCTGCACGCGTTCCGCTTCGACGTGCGCACGGGTCGCAATCCGTTCAACCCCGGCTCGCGCATCGCCGTCTTCCCGGCGCGCGTGACGCCGGACGGGGAGGTGCTCGTCGACGTCCCCGCGTGA
- a CDS encoding DUF309 domain-containing protein: protein MAVEHFDAGRYFEAHEAWEAVWTSNFEKALIQAAVALHQASRGNRHGARRMREGFLRYAEPYRPSWWGVDVERLVADVEARLAESLDPAPPSGRHEAPLRFPWLA, encoded by the coding sequence CTGGCCGTCGAGCACTTCGACGCCGGGCGCTACTTCGAGGCCCACGAGGCGTGGGAAGCGGTCTGGACGTCGAACTTCGAGAAGGCTCTCATCCAGGCCGCCGTGGCGCTCCACCAAGCCTCGCGCGGCAACCGCCACGGCGCGCGGCGCATGCGCGAAGGCTTCCTGCGCTACGCCGAACCGTACCGTCCGTCGTGGTGGGGCGTGGACGTCGAGCGGCTCGTCGCGGACGTGGAAGCCCGCCTCGCCGAATCCCTCGATCCGGCGCCCCCCTCGGGGCGCCACGAGGCGCCCCTCAGGTTTCCGTGGCTTGCGTGA
- a CDS encoding zinc ABC transporter substrate-binding protein: MRTLRTLALALAIALPGCLQGQDGAREAPVVATFYPLAFFAERIAGDNLAVATLVPAGTEPHDWEPRPSERVRVERASVFVYNGAGLEPWADEFVRDLTARGAVVVEATRGLALREADRPHEGDPGQDETGTHEEHEGTKDPHVWLDPVLAQGVVENIRAGLARADPGNATAYGARATSFSAELAALHGEFERGLARCGNRNILTTHAAFGYLADRYDFLMHSVHGLTPEAEPSPAKIREMVNLARALNLTHVFFETLVSPRVAEVIADEVGAQVLVLNPIEGLTAEERAAGKTYFDLHRQNLANLRLAMRCG, from the coding sequence ATGCGGACGCTACGTACGCTCGCCCTTGCCCTTGCGATTGCCCTTCCCGGCTGCCTCCAAGGCCAAGACGGCGCGCGCGAGGCGCCGGTGGTCGCCACCTTCTATCCGCTCGCCTTCTTCGCCGAGCGCATCGCCGGCGACAACCTCGCGGTCGCCACGCTCGTCCCGGCCGGCACGGAGCCGCACGATTGGGAGCCCCGGCCCTCCGAACGGGTCCGCGTCGAGCGCGCGTCCGTGTTCGTCTACAACGGCGCCGGCCTCGAGCCGTGGGCCGACGAGTTCGTCCGGGACCTCACCGCGCGCGGGGCGGTCGTCGTGGAGGCGACCCGCGGCCTTGCGCTGCGGGAGGCCGACCGGCCGCACGAGGGGGACCCCGGGCAGGACGAGACGGGAACGCACGAGGAGCACGAAGGGACAAAGGATCCGCACGTGTGGCTCGACCCGGTCCTCGCGCAGGGCGTCGTCGAGAACATCCGGGCCGGCCTCGCCCGGGCGGATCCGGGCAACGCGACCGCCTACGGCGCCCGCGCGACCTCGTTCTCGGCCGAGCTTGCCGCGCTGCACGGCGAGTTCGAGCGGGGGCTTGCCCGGTGCGGCAACCGCAACATCCTCACGACGCACGCGGCCTTCGGCTACCTCGCGGACCGGTACGACTTCCTCATGCACAGCGTCCACGGCCTGACGCCGGAGGCGGAGCCTTCGCCGGCCAAGATCCGCGAGATGGTGAACCTCGCCCGCGCGCTCAACCTCACGCACGTCTTCTTCGAGACGCTCGTCTCGCCCCGCGTGGCCGAGGTGATCGCAGACGAGGTCGGCGCGCAGGTCCTCGTGCTCAATCCCATCGAGGGCCTCACCGCCGAGGAGCGCGCCGCCGGAAAGACCTACTTCGATCTGCACCGGCAGAATCTGGCCAACCTGCGCCTTGCGATGCGCTGCGGGTGA
- a CDS encoding DUF4440 domain-containing protein codes for MSQSPRAAEEALAAMQETYAAVAAGRWDAYAARLAKDYLSVGPDGTPKDRERTVRDWREGATVLELSVQPTVAREAGEVVFVLAKYRCVDEKAGQTRESEGTLFEIWKPTPEGWRCLATHFTQATET; via the coding sequence GTGAGCCAAAGCCCCCGCGCCGCCGAAGAAGCGCTCGCGGCCATGCAGGAGACCTACGCGGCCGTGGCGGCCGGCCGGTGGGACGCCTACGCGGCTCGCCTCGCCAAGGACTACCTGAGCGTGGGGCCCGACGGCACGCCCAAGGACCGCGAGCGCACGGTGCGAGACTGGCGCGAGGGCGCTACGGTGCTCGAGCTCTCCGTCCAGCCGACCGTGGCGCGCGAGGCTGGCGAGGTCGTCTTCGTGCTGGCAAAGTATCGCTGTGTGGACGAGAAAGCCGGCCAGACGCGCGAGTCCGAGGGCACCCTCTTTGAGATCTGGAAGCCCACGCCCGAGGGCTGGCGCTGCCTGGCCACGCACTTCACGCAAGCCACGGAAACCTGA
- a CDS encoding metal ABC transporter permease has product MLPGLEIFEYQFVVRALVAGLLAAAIASALGVYVVLRGAAMIGDGLAHIAFGGIALGLFANVFPFGVAVAFAVLAAVGIELLRARGLVLTDTAIAIFFTTGLAAGLVLVSLSGGFNVDLFSFLFGSLVAVGPSDLPLLAALALAVGAFVVVFEKELFYVTLDADGARVAGLPVRALEIGFAVATALAVVVTARVAGVLLVSALLVVPAAASLQVAASFRRAVLGSVAVALFVVVAGLYLAFAADLPLGASIALSSVSVFALSLVARRVSGARGVVAP; this is encoded by the coding sequence ATGCTTCCCGGGCTTGAGATCTTCGAGTACCAGTTCGTCGTCCGCGCGCTCGTGGCCGGCCTTTTGGCCGCGGCGATCGCGTCCGCGCTTGGCGTCTACGTCGTCCTCCGCGGCGCGGCCATGATCGGCGACGGCCTTGCCCACATCGCCTTTGGCGGAATCGCCCTTGGGCTCTTTGCCAACGTGTTCCCCTTCGGCGTGGCCGTCGCGTTCGCCGTCCTTGCCGCCGTGGGCATCGAGCTCCTGCGGGCGCGGGGACTTGTCCTCACCGACACGGCCATCGCGATCTTCTTCACGACCGGCCTTGCCGCGGGCCTCGTCCTCGTGAGCCTCTCGGGCGGGTTCAACGTCGATCTGTTCAGCTTCCTGTTCGGAAGCCTCGTTGCCGTCGGTCCCTCCGACCTTCCGCTCTTGGCGGCGCTTGCGCTTGCCGTGGGCGCGTTCGTGGTCGTGTTCGAAAAGGAGCTCTTCTACGTCACGCTCGACGCCGACGGCGCCCGCGTGGCGGGCCTGCCCGTGCGCGCGCTCGAGATCGGCTTTGCGGTGGCCACCGCCTTGGCCGTCGTCGTGACCGCGCGCGTCGCCGGCGTCCTCCTCGTGTCCGCCCTGCTTGTCGTGCCGGCCGCGGCCTCGCTTCAAGTGGCCGCAAGCTTCCGCCGCGCCGTCCTGGGCAGCGTCGCCGTCGCGCTCTTCGTGGTCGTCGCCGGGCTGTACCTCGCGTTTGCCGCCGACCTTCCGCTGGGCGCCTCGATCGCGCTCTCGTCCGTCTCCGTGTTCGCCCTCTCGCTCGTCGCCCGACGGGTTTCGGGCGCCCGAGGCGTCGTCGCCCCCTGA
- a CDS encoding metal ABC transporter ATP-binding protein — protein MPPAACLATQDLTVRYHGETVVDRVTLRVDSGEYVGVVGPNGAGKSTFLKALVGLVPFDGRVELFGTPRERFGAWHRVGYVPQHVAHPNPHIPATVDEIVLLGRAGRRGLGRPFAREDRAAARAALSAVGLADLGRARLSTLSGGQRQRVHLARALAGEPELLLLDEPTTGIDPATRHTFYELLDHLNHDRALTIVLVSHDTHSLFHSVHRIVALNRRVTFDAAASSIASEEDLHHLFGAHPEPAHGGVRDASRA, from the coding sequence ATGCCGCCTGCCGCCTGCCTTGCGACGCAGGATCTGACGGTACGCTACCACGGCGAGACGGTCGTGGATCGCGTGACGCTACGCGTGGATTCCGGCGAGTACGTGGGCGTCGTGGGTCCCAACGGGGCCGGCAAGAGCACGTTCCTCAAGGCGCTTGTGGGCTTGGTCCCCTTCGACGGTCGCGTCGAGCTCTTCGGCACGCCTCGCGAGCGCTTCGGAGCGTGGCATCGCGTGGGCTACGTTCCGCAGCACGTTGCGCATCCCAACCCGCACATCCCGGCGACCGTGGACGAGATCGTTCTCCTCGGACGCGCGGGCCGGCGCGGGCTTGGGCGACCGTTCGCGCGGGAAGACCGCGCGGCCGCCCGGGCGGCGCTTTCCGCCGTGGGCCTTGCCGACCTCGGGCGGGCGCGGCTTTCCACGCTCTCGGGGGGCCAGCGGCAGCGCGTGCACCTTGCGCGGGCGCTTGCGGGCGAGCCCGAGCTCCTGCTCCTCGACGAGCCCACGACGGGCATCGATCCGGCGACGCGACACACGTTCTACGAGCTTCTGGACCACCTCAACCACGATCGGGCGCTCACGATCGTGCTCGTCTCGCACGACACGCATTCGCTCTTCCATTCGGTGCACCGCATCGTCGCGCTCAACCGCCGCGTGACCTTCGACGCCGCCGCCTCCTCGATCGCCTCGGAGGAGGACCTACACCATCTCTTCGGCGCGCATCCGGAGCCTGCGCACGGGGGGGTGCGCGATGCTTCCCGGGCTTGA